One genomic segment of Burkholderia pyrrocinia includes these proteins:
- a CDS encoding MFS transporter, which translates to MNTTTLTSQDAARPSAAKIRRIIFAASIGNALEWFDLIVYGFFAVTIAKLFFPATSEATSLMLTLGTFGLSYLIRPIGGFVLGAYADRAGRKASLLLSIAMMMAGTLLIALMPTYASIGMLAPLGIMLSRLMQGFSAGGEFASSTAFLVEHAPQRRGFMSSWQFASQGLATLLASGFGALLTSTLTSAQLESWGWRVPFLFGLAIGPVGLYIRRYVDEGVEFKTQARSEAPVRELFADQKLRLLLSIGALVISTAINYMILYMPTYAIKQLGLPASTGFAATLATGFVLTLVTPVVGHLSDRTGRIRMMAVAAVLMLVTVWPTFAWLTRHASFATMLAALVWIGALKAMYCGALPALMAELFPSQTRATGLAVSYNTGVTLFGGFAPFVITWLISTTGNRLSPALYLMGCALLSLAALFVARTRLKMR; encoded by the coding sequence ATGAATACGACCACCCTGACCTCGCAGGACGCCGCGCGCCCCAGCGCCGCGAAGATCCGGCGCATCATCTTCGCGGCGTCGATCGGCAACGCGCTCGAATGGTTCGACCTGATCGTCTACGGCTTCTTCGCGGTAACGATCGCCAAGCTGTTCTTCCCCGCGACGAGCGAAGCGACGTCGCTGATGCTGACGCTCGGCACGTTCGGGCTCTCGTACCTGATCCGGCCGATCGGCGGCTTCGTGCTCGGCGCATACGCGGACCGCGCGGGCCGCAAGGCGTCGCTGCTGCTGTCGATCGCGATGATGATGGCCGGCACGCTGCTGATCGCGCTGATGCCGACCTACGCATCGATCGGCATGCTCGCGCCGCTCGGGATCATGCTGTCGCGGCTGATGCAGGGCTTTTCCGCGGGCGGCGAATTCGCGAGCTCGACCGCGTTCCTCGTCGAACACGCACCGCAGAGGCGCGGTTTCATGTCGAGCTGGCAGTTCGCGAGCCAGGGCCTCGCGACGCTGCTCGCATCGGGCTTCGGCGCGCTGCTGACGTCCACGCTGACATCCGCGCAACTCGAAAGCTGGGGCTGGCGCGTGCCGTTCCTGTTCGGCCTCGCGATCGGCCCGGTCGGGCTGTACATCCGCCGCTACGTCGACGAAGGCGTCGAGTTCAAGACGCAGGCACGCTCCGAAGCGCCGGTGCGCGAGCTGTTCGCGGACCAGAAGTTGCGGCTGCTGCTGTCGATCGGCGCGCTGGTGATCTCGACCGCGATCAACTACATGATTCTGTACATGCCGACCTATGCGATCAAGCAGCTCGGGCTGCCCGCATCGACCGGCTTCGCGGCAACGCTCGCGACCGGCTTCGTGCTGACGCTCGTCACGCCGGTCGTCGGCCATCTGTCCGATCGCACCGGGCGGATCCGCATGATGGCGGTCGCGGCCGTCCTGATGCTCGTCACCGTGTGGCCGACGTTCGCGTGGCTCACCCGCCACGCGTCGTTCGCGACGATGCTCGCCGCACTGGTCTGGATCGGTGCGCTGAAGGCGATGTACTGCGGCGCGCTGCCGGCGCTGATGGCCGAGCTGTTCCCGTCGCAGACGCGCGCGACGGGCCTCGCGGTCAGCTACAACACGGGTGTCACGCTGTTCGGCGGCTTCGCGCCGTTCGTCATCACCTGGCTGATCAGCACGACCGGCAACCGGCTGTCGCCGGCGCTCTACCTGATGGGCTGCGCGCTGCTGAGCCTCGCCGCACTGTTCGTCGCGCGCACGCGACTCAAGATGCGGTAA